A single Thermus albus DNA region contains:
- a CDS encoding amino acid transporter: MKSPTPPPDARHSEDEGRYPWWKVLCLTGVDLFSSLGYQPGIALLAAGVLSPLANLALVLFAFLAVYPVYRRVAEESPHGEGSIGLLTRLIPGWRGKLLVLVVLGFMATDFMITITLSAADAAVHLLGNPLAPSWLQGHQMGLTLLLIGLLGVVFYLGFREAIGLAVPITLGYLLLNGMVLLATLPHVRLEHLERWWQRLLTSQPDPLGLVLVTLLVFPKLALGLSGYETGVAVMPLIRGLPGDTPERPWGRIRGTHRLLFAAAFIMGFFLLGAGFATTLLIPQELWGSEEVSGRALSFLAHRYLGEDFGTLYDLFSIVILWFAGASAMAGLLTIVPRYLPRFGMAPEWARQQRPMVLFFTAVGFGITMVFQARVEAQAAAYATGVLVVMTSAALAAALLAEREKRREGGFYRLLLPLFTYVLLANILERPDGVKIASFFIAATLLISLLSRTLRAFELRVEGFQLDEMAERFVAQLKSQEAPIRLVAHRPERGGLRVYWEKERRIREATHIPAGDPIYFVEVFVQDPSEFTAQGRVWGVDRPEARIFRILGTAAPNTLAAFLLYLRNRTGRRPHIYFEWSDEGPLQAALDFLLFGEGDVPTLTHEILRRTEPDRSQRPLVHVGG, from the coding sequence ATGAAATCCCCAACCCCTCCCCCTGATGCCAGGCACTCGGAAGACGAGGGGCGCTACCCATGGTGGAAGGTTCTCTGCCTCACAGGCGTGGACCTCTTCTCCTCCTTGGGCTACCAACCGGGAATCGCCCTTCTGGCTGCGGGTGTCCTCTCGCCTTTAGCCAACCTGGCCCTAGTCCTCTTCGCCTTCTTGGCGGTTTACCCCGTCTACCGCCGGGTGGCGGAGGAGAGCCCCCACGGCGAGGGATCCATCGGGCTTCTCACCCGCTTGATCCCCGGCTGGCGGGGCAAACTTTTGGTTTTGGTGGTCCTGGGCTTCATGGCCACGGACTTTATGATCACCATCACCCTCTCCGCCGCCGACGCCGCCGTTCACCTTCTGGGAAACCCCCTGGCCCCCTCCTGGCTCCAGGGGCACCAGATGGGCCTTACCCTTTTGCTCATCGGCCTTTTGGGCGTTGTCTTCTACCTAGGGTTCAGGGAAGCCATTGGCCTGGCGGTGCCCATCACCTTGGGATACCTGCTCCTCAACGGAATGGTTCTCCTGGCCACCCTGCCCCACGTGCGCCTCGAGCACCTGGAAAGGTGGTGGCAAAGGCTCCTCACCAGCCAACCCGACCCCCTGGGTTTGGTTCTTGTCACCCTTTTGGTTTTCCCTAAACTGGCCCTGGGCCTTTCCGGCTATGAGACCGGGGTGGCCGTCATGCCCCTGATCCGGGGCCTGCCTGGGGATACCCCGGAGCGCCCTTGGGGCCGCATCCGGGGAACCCACCGCCTCCTTTTCGCCGCAGCCTTCATTATGGGTTTCTTCCTCCTGGGGGCGGGCTTCGCCACCACCCTCCTCATTCCCCAAGAGCTATGGGGCAGCGAGGAGGTTTCCGGCAGAGCCCTAAGTTTCCTGGCCCATCGCTACCTGGGGGAAGACTTCGGCACCCTTTACGATCTCTTTTCCATCGTCATCCTCTGGTTCGCCGGGGCCAGCGCCATGGCGGGCCTCCTCACCATCGTCCCCCGTTACCTTCCCCGCTTCGGCATGGCCCCGGAGTGGGCAAGGCAACAACGCCCTATGGTCCTCTTCTTCACCGCTGTTGGCTTTGGCATCACCATGGTCTTTCAGGCCCGGGTAGAGGCCCAGGCAGCGGCCTACGCCACCGGCGTGCTGGTGGTCATGACCTCCGCCGCCCTGGCGGCGGCCCTTCTGGCGGAGCGGGAAAAGCGCCGCGAAGGCGGGTTCTACCGCCTACTCCTCCCCCTCTTTACCTACGTGCTTCTGGCCAACATCCTGGAGCGGCCTGATGGGGTGAAGATCGCCTCCTTTTTCATCGCGGCCACCCTGCTCATCTCCCTCCTCTCCCGGACCCTGCGGGCCTTTGAACTGAGGGTGGAGGGCTTTCAGCTAGACGAGATGGCCGAGCGCTTTGTGGCCCAGCTGAAATCCCAGGAGGCCCCCATCCGCCTGGTGGCCCACCGGCCGGAGCGGGGAGGCCTCAGGGTGTACTGGGAAAAGGAGCGCCGCATCCGTGAGGCCACCCACATCCCCGCGGGGGATCCCATCTACTTTGTGGAAGTCTTTGTGCAGGATCCTTCGGAGTTCACCGCCCAAGGCCGGGTCTGGGGTGTGGACCGCCCCGAGGCCCGCATCTTCCGCATCCTGGGCACCGCAGCACCCAACACCCTGGCCGCCTTCTTGCTCTACTTGAGAAACCGCACGGGCCGGCGCCCCCACATTTACTTTGAGTGGTCGGACGAAGGGCCCTTGCAGGCCGCCTTGGACTTCCTCCTCTTTGGCGAGGGGGATGTGCCCACCCTGACCCATGAGATCCTGCGCCGCACCGAACCGGATAGGAGCCAACGCCCCTTGGTGCACGTGGGCGGCTAG
- a CDS encoding AI-2E family transporter, with protein sequence METLPVSRWFISLALFLLTLWALGKLYGLLLWVFLAFTLAGALDPLVGFLSRRLPRPSAVFLTYLLVLGVMGLGFYLAAPLLVMQFHHLAELLPEVLRWLEENLGLTLPNLATSLASSAHLAGDLLLGLGETVTEMVLALVLAVMIALEPHLVARVAPYLPGSGWTEVLEDTWKRMGYWARAQFLIALSFALLFGGWLFFLGVPSPFALGALGGVLEVVPFVGGIATASLAALVALSSKGPLAALLVLAGYGGIALLEGKVLIPYIYGRTVGFHPALVLLSIFAFGQLFGFLGIFLAVPMTILGAGILKHWRR encoded by the coding sequence ATGGAAACCTTGCCGGTTAGCCGCTGGTTCATAAGCTTGGCCCTTTTCCTTCTCACCCTTTGGGCCTTGGGTAAGCTTTATGGCCTTTTGCTTTGGGTTTTCCTGGCCTTTACTCTGGCTGGGGCCTTAGATCCCCTGGTGGGGTTTCTTAGCCGAAGGCTTCCCCGGCCTTCCGCGGTGTTTCTCACCTATCTCCTGGTCCTCGGGGTTATGGGTTTGGGGTTTTATCTGGCGGCCCCCCTTTTGGTCATGCAATTCCACCATCTTGCCGAGCTTCTACCCGAGGTGCTTCGCTGGTTGGAGGAAAACCTGGGCCTTACCCTTCCCAACCTGGCCACGTCCCTGGCCTCCTCCGCCCATCTGGCAGGGGATCTCCTCTTGGGGTTGGGGGAGACGGTTACCGAGATGGTTTTGGCCTTGGTTTTGGCGGTGATGATCGCCCTCGAGCCTCACCTGGTGGCCCGGGTTGCGCCGTACCTTCCGGGAAGCGGCTGGACCGAGGTGTTGGAGGACACTTGGAAGCGCATGGGCTACTGGGCCCGGGCCCAGTTCCTCATCGCCCTTTCCTTCGCCCTTCTCTTCGGGGGGTGGCTTTTCTTCCTGGGCGTTCCCAGCCCCTTCGCCCTTGGGGCGTTGGGCGGGGTTTTGGAGGTGGTGCCCTTTGTGGGGGGTATCGCCACCGCCTCCTTAGCGGCCTTGGTGGCCCTTTCGTCTAAGGGCCCGCTGGCGGCCCTCCTGGTGCTCGCGGGCTACGGGGGGATCGCCCTCCTGGAGGGGAAGGTGCTCATCCCCTACATCTACGGCCGCACCGTGGGTTTCCATCCCGCCCTGGTGCTCCTTTCCATCTTCGCCTTTGGCCAGCTCTTCGGCTTCCTGGGCATTTTCCTGGCGGTGCCCATGACCATCCTGGGGGCGGGGATTCTCAAGCACTGGCGGCGCTAG
- a CDS encoding gamma-glutamyl-gamma-aminobutyrate hydrolase family protein codes for MRLIGIATQHRMAEGPMGKRFWGLLEFYLEALASQGLAYVLLPPQDPEALERILPHLDGLLLPGGGDVDPDRYGEEPQPRLGEILPERDEHEIYLARYAAEKGLPALGICRGIQVMNVALGGSLYQDLEAQGFTEVQHYQKSPPPALAHRVSLVAEDPLSRIFPPSFRVNSYHHQGIKGLGAGLKPLAVTPDGLVEALALEGHPLFLGVQWHPELLRGHWPLFGFLKV; via the coding sequence ATGCGCCTCATTGGCATCGCTACCCAGCACCGCATGGCCGAGGGCCCCATGGGCAAACGGTTCTGGGGCCTTCTGGAGTTTTACCTGGAGGCCTTGGCCTCGCAGGGGTTGGCCTACGTGCTCCTCCCACCCCAGGACCCGGAGGCCTTGGAAAGAATCCTGCCCCACCTGGATGGGCTTCTTCTTCCCGGAGGGGGGGATGTGGACCCGGATCGCTACGGGGAAGAACCCCAGCCAAGGCTTGGCGAGATCCTTCCCGAGCGGGATGAGCACGAGATCTACCTGGCCCGGTACGCCGCGGAAAAGGGCCTTCCCGCCTTGGGGATTTGCCGGGGCATCCAGGTGATGAACGTGGCCTTAGGGGGAAGCCTTTACCAAGACCTCGAGGCCCAGGGTTTTACGGAGGTCCAGCACTATCAAAAGAGCCCGCCCCCTGCCTTAGCCCACCGGGTAAGCCTGGTGGCCGAGGATCCCCTTTCCCGCATCTTTCCCCCAAGCTTTCGGGTGAACTCCTACCACCACCAGGGGATCAAGGGCCTGGGCGCGGGCCTAAAGCCTTTGGCGGTGACCCCTGACGGCCTGGTGGAGGCCCTAGCCCTGGAAGGGCACCCCCTTTTCCTGGGCGTGCAGTGGCACCCGGAACTCCTCAGGGGGCACTGGCCCCTCTTTGGCTTCCTAAAGGTTTAA
- a CDS encoding ABC transporter permease subunit encodes MALTRILERPNRHDLLALLLTLGLLALFLEASREAVGPFHPSPISLDPAKLPEYTLRTTFRMGVAFLSSFLFTLIYAPLAAKTRLEPFLIALLDILQSVSILGFLAATAGAFAALFPGRALGYELAAIFAVFTSQAWNMAFSFYQSLKTLPRELEEVATLFRLSPWQRFLRLELPFALPGLVWNAMISMSGGWFFVVASEAIAVGKTQVELPGIGSYLATAIAQGNGQAVLLAALSMLVAILAYDQLLFRPLVAWSQRFKYEERPGGELAQSWVLDLLRRTHILRGIAEALYSWALETLFQLERRRPPRRLTLPLWAVALDPQNPLARYLLGLTLVKERKGTEAKSLLLEAHALYRVYGHVPRGVAAILQGL; translated from the coding sequence ATGGCCCTGACCCGGATCCTTGAACGTCCCAACCGCCACGACCTCCTAGCCCTCCTGCTAACCCTAGGCCTCCTGGCCCTCTTCCTAGAGGCTTCCCGGGAAGCGGTGGGCCCCTTCCACCCGAGCCCCATTTCCCTGGACCCTGCCAAGCTACCGGAGTACACCCTGCGCACCACCTTCCGCATGGGGGTGGCCTTTCTGTCTTCCTTCCTCTTTACCCTGATCTATGCCCCCTTGGCGGCCAAGACCCGGCTGGAACCCTTCCTTATTGCCCTGCTGGATATCCTGCAATCCGTTTCCATCTTGGGCTTTCTGGCGGCCACCGCAGGCGCCTTCGCCGCCCTGTTCCCTGGCAGGGCCCTGGGTTACGAGCTGGCGGCCATCTTTGCGGTCTTCACCTCCCAGGCCTGGAACATGGCCTTCAGCTTCTACCAATCCCTGAAGACCCTGCCCCGGGAACTGGAGGAGGTGGCCACCTTGTTTCGCCTCTCCCCCTGGCAACGTTTCTTGCGCCTCGAGCTTCCCTTCGCCCTGCCGGGCCTGGTTTGGAACGCCATGATCTCCATGTCGGGGGGATGGTTCTTCGTGGTGGCCTCAGAGGCCATAGCCGTGGGCAAGACCCAGGTGGAGCTTCCCGGCATCGGGTCCTACCTGGCCACCGCCATCGCCCAGGGAAATGGGCAGGCGGTGCTTCTCGCCGCTTTGAGCATGCTGGTGGCCATCCTGGCCTACGACCAGCTCCTCTTCCGGCCCCTGGTAGCCTGGAGCCAGCGCTTCAAGTACGAGGAACGGCCCGGAGGCGAGCTAGCGCAAAGCTGGGTGCTGGACCTCCTGCGGCGGACCCATATCCTAAGGGGAATCGCCGAAGCCCTTTACTCCTGGGCCCTGGAGACCCTCTTCCAGCTGGAGCGGAGGCGCCCTCCCCGCCGCCTCACCCTTCCCCTTTGGGCCGTGGCCCTGGATCCACAAAACCCCCTGGCTCGGTATCTCCTTGGTCTAACCCTGGTAAAGGAGAGGAAGGGGACGGAGGCTAAGTCCCTGCTCCTCGAGGCCCATGCCCTCTACAGGGTCTATGGCCATGTACCCCGTGGCGTGGCCGCTATCCTCCAAGGTCTATGA
- a CDS encoding histidine phosphatase family protein: MELWLVRHGETLWNREGRLLGWTDLPLTPLGEAQALGLKGRLPLLPSYSSDLKRAHHTALLAGFQPTLTHALREIHFGTLEGMRWEELDPRYREALLQFQGFAPPEGESLEAFKERVIRYLEELKAPSLLFTHGGVIRVALRALGEDTLPLPGSALVLDWPRRLLDRLDPGP; encoded by the coding sequence ATGGAGCTTTGGCTGGTCCGCCACGGGGAAACCCTCTGGAACCGGGAGGGACGGCTCTTGGGCTGGACAGACCTCCCCCTCACCCCCCTGGGGGAGGCCCAGGCCCTGGGCCTTAAGGGAAGGCTTCCCCTCCTTCCCTCCTACAGCTCCGACCTGAAGCGTGCCCATCACACCGCCCTTCTTGCCGGATTCCAGCCCACGCTTACCCACGCCTTAAGGGAGATCCATTTCGGGACCCTCGAGGGCATGAGATGGGAAGAGCTGGATCCGAGGTACCGGGAGGCCCTTCTCCAGTTTCAAGGCTTCGCTCCCCCAGAGGGGGAGAGCCTCGAGGCCTTTAAGGAAAGGGTTATTCGCTATCTAGAAGAGCTTAAAGCTCCTAGCCTCCTCTTCACCCACGGGGGGGTGATCCGGGTAGCCCTCCGGGCCCTTGGAGAGGACACCCTCCCTCTACCGGGAAGCGCCTTGGTTCTAGATTGGCCGAGGCGCCTCCTAGACCGCCTAGATCCAGGCCCATGA
- a CDS encoding adenosylcobinamide-GDP ribazoletransferase: protein MLRALRLALGLLTVYPLAPQGTSPEDFRRSTLFFPLAGYALGLPLSLLALLPLPEGLLAALLLACLLGLTGFLHLDGLLDSADALLASRSKEERLRILKDPYLGPFAFGVGGLYLLLLWQALALVPEPLFLLLFPGFARFAILPFLNRYPLLHPGMAGLIRGGPLGGAFLLALPFPILYPWPALLALGTAYGVARFAVARLGGLNGDVLGAMIALSELGGLLGYALWKALGG, encoded by the coding sequence ATGCTCCGCGCCCTGCGCCTGGCCCTGGGCCTTCTCACCGTGTATCCCCTGGCCCCCCAGGGGACCAGTCCGGAGGATTTTCGGCGAAGTACCCTGTTCTTCCCCCTGGCGGGCTATGCCCTCGGGCTTCCCCTATCGCTCTTGGCCCTTCTCCCTCTTCCCGAGGGGCTCTTGGCGGCCTTGCTGCTCGCCTGCCTTTTGGGCCTCACGGGGTTTTTGCACCTGGACGGGCTTCTGGACTCCGCCGATGCCCTTTTGGCCTCGAGGTCCAAGGAGGAAAGGCTTCGCATCCTCAAGGACCCCTACCTGGGTCCCTTCGCCTTTGGGGTGGGGGGGCTTTACCTCCTCCTCCTTTGGCAGGCCTTGGCCCTGGTGCCCGAACCCCTTTTCCTCCTTCTATTCCCCGGCTTCGCCCGCTTCGCCATCCTGCCCTTCCTGAACCGGTATCCCCTCTTGCACCCGGGCATGGCTGGCCTAATCCGGGGAGGTCCTTTGGGAGGGGCTTTTCTCCTGGCCCTTCCCTTCCCCATCCTCTACCCCTGGCCGGCCCTTTTGGCCTTGGGCACCGCTTATGGGGTGGCCCGTTTCGCTGTGGCCCGCCTGGGGGGGTTGAACGGGGATGTCCTCGGGGCCATGATCGCCCTCTCGGAGCTTGGGGGCTTGTTAGGCTATGCCCTATGGAAAGCCCTAGGCGGATGA
- the cobT gene encoding nicotinate-nucleotide--dimethylbenzimidazole phosphoribosyltransferase, whose product MGYQEVLQAAKQRMERLTKPPSSLGHLEEVAVRLAAIQGRLKPELGPGAVVVAAADHGVVVEGVSAYPQEVTYQMVLNFLRGGAAINQLAQAADCRVYVLDVGVKGELPDHPQLLRRKVRPGTGNLARERAMSLDEAERALLAGQEAARLAITQGATVLAAGDMGIGNTTAAAALTAALLDLPSDAVVGRGTGIGEEGLRRKREAVARALSRLRPGMEPLAVAAEVGGLELLAIAGMYLEGYRQGLPLVLDGFPVSAGALLAYRLEPRLKDYLFAGHRSREPGHRYILEALGLRPLLDLDLALGEGTGAVLAMPLLRASARILHMATFAEAGVSDRT is encoded by the coding sequence ATGGGATACCAGGAGGTTTTGCAGGCGGCCAAGCAGCGCATGGAAAGGCTCACCAAGCCCCCCAGCTCCCTGGGCCACCTGGAGGAGGTGGCGGTACGCCTGGCCGCCATCCAGGGAAGGCTAAAGCCGGAGCTGGGCCCTGGGGCGGTGGTGGTGGCCGCTGCCGACCACGGGGTGGTGGTGGAAGGGGTGTCCGCGTACCCCCAGGAGGTCACCTACCAGATGGTTCTGAACTTCCTGAGGGGTGGGGCGGCCATCAACCAACTGGCCCAGGCGGCGGACTGCCGGGTTTATGTGTTGGACGTGGGGGTTAAGGGGGAGCTTCCAGACCACCCCCAGCTCCTTAGGCGCAAGGTACGGCCGGGAACGGGGAACCTGGCCCGGGAGAGGGCCATGAGCCTGGATGAGGCGGAAAGGGCCCTCTTGGCGGGTCAGGAAGCAGCCCGTTTGGCCATCACCCAAGGGGCCACGGTGCTGGCGGCAGGGGATATGGGCATTGGGAACACCACCGCGGCGGCTGCCCTAACGGCGGCCCTTTTGGACCTCCCTTCCGATGCCGTGGTGGGGCGGGGTACAGGGATAGGGGAGGAGGGCCTAAGGCGGAAGCGGGAGGCGGTGGCCAGGGCCCTGTCCCGCCTACGCCCGGGGATGGAGCCTTTGGCCGTGGCGGCAGAGGTGGGGGGCTTGGAGCTTTTGGCCATTGCTGGGATGTACTTGGAAGGCTACCGGCAGGGCCTGCCCTTGGTGCTGGATGGCTTTCCCGTTTCCGCAGGGGCCCTTTTGGCCTACCGGCTAGAGCCCAGGCTTAAGGACTACCTGTTTGCGGGCCATAGGAGCCGGGAGCCCGGGCACCGGTACATCCTCGAGGCCCTGGGCCTAAGGCCCCTCCTGGACCTGGACCTGGCCCTGGGGGAGGGGACGGGGGCGGTTTTGGCCATGCCCCTTTTACGGGCTTCCGCCCGCATCCTGCACATGGCCACCTTTGCGGAGGCGGGGGTTTCCGACCGCACCTAG
- the cobO gene encoding cob(I)yrinic acid a,c-diamide adenosyltransferase, translated as MESPRRMKPYAKPEGERRGLLLVYTGDGKGKSTAAFGLALRAHGRGLRVRIFQFIKHQGARFGEHRALAQLGIPVEGLGDGFTWKSRDLEASARLAQGGWERAKEAILSGEWDLVVLDEATYPLRYGWVSLEEFVDVLNHRPSQVHVVVTGRGAPEALVALADTVTEMRKVKHAFDQGVPAQRGIEH; from the coding sequence ATGGAAAGCCCTAGGCGGATGAAGCCGTACGCCAAGCCCGAGGGGGAGCGGCGGGGCCTCCTTTTGGTCTACACCGGGGACGGGAAGGGCAAGAGCACCGCCGCCTTTGGCCTGGCCCTACGGGCCCATGGCCGGGGCTTGAGGGTAAGGATTTTCCAGTTTATCAAGCACCAAGGGGCCCGCTTTGGGGAGCACCGGGCCTTAGCCCAGCTGGGCATCCCCGTGGAGGGGTTGGGGGATGGGTTCACCTGGAAAAGCCGAGACCTGGAGGCTTCGGCCCGGCTGGCCCAGGGGGGTTGGGAGCGGGCCAAGGAGGCCATCCTCTCGGGGGAGTGGGACCTGGTGGTCTTGGACGAGGCCACCTATCCCTTGCGGTACGGATGGGTTTCCCTGGAGGAGTTCGTGGATGTCCTGAACCACCGGCCCTCCCAGGTGCATGTGGTGGTTACAGGCCGGGGTGCCCCCGAGGCCCTTGTGGCCTTGGCGGATACGGTGACCGAGATGCGCAAGGTCAAGCACGCCTTTGACCAGGGGGTTCCGGCCCAACGGGGCATAGAGCATTAA
- a CDS encoding alpha-amylase family glycosyl hydrolase, with the protein MGRILAVWLWLSLALAVPVTFRYTPPSGLEVRSVSLRGSFNGWGETPMQKENGSWAVTVDLDPGEHQYKFFINGQWPKDMCHDPTFGTPMVDPQAAGCVDDGFGGQNALIVVQAPVASTPPAGPVALDFVHDPADAQYVSFADGKLSLRFRAGEGAVAAAWVEVGGERFPMHLQLGFPGSEVWRGTLAKGLGAYRIRVRTQDGKEEVFGPFDPPGSPFAEVAWVGEGVGYQIFPERFYNGDPGNDALALETDEYRFNQVWQRSSGPRPHLSRWTDPPSPLHCCHQYFGGDLAGVLAKLSHLEALGVTLIYFNPLFDSGSAHGYDTHDYLKVSPKFGDNALLRRVLNEAHRRGMRVIFDFVPNHTGLGFWAFQDVVKRGPRSRYWNWYFVKRWPFLPGDGSAYEGWWGLGSLPKLNTANPGVKRYLMEVAKYWIRFGFDGVRVDVPGDVLNPQAFFRELRAELKAIKPDAYLVAEVWQRDSSWLQGDQFDSLMNYGIGRDILLRFAKGGSLALYNGRRALADLGRVYAEYPEAVAGMGFNLITSHDTARLLSELGGGGLRDTPSPESRARGRLAAAMLYALPGIPVTFQGDECGFTGERPAEPPHELNRYPLQWESCHGETLDFYKTLAALRRELPALRSAVFRTYHGEGSLLAFLRGEPGEGEVLAAFNNGLEASTLALPPGGWWDPLEGRTYRKEVAVPPLGFRFLLHLDR; encoded by the coding sequence ATGGGAAGAATCCTGGCGGTGTGGCTATGGCTTAGCCTGGCCCTGGCGGTACCGGTTACCTTCCGCTACACCCCTCCCTCCGGGTTGGAGGTGCGGTCGGTAAGCCTGCGGGGTTCCTTCAACGGCTGGGGGGAAACCCCCATGCAGAAGGAGAACGGGTCCTGGGCGGTAACCGTGGACTTGGACCCCGGGGAGCACCAGTACAAGTTCTTCATCAATGGCCAGTGGCCTAAGGATATGTGCCACGACCCCACCTTTGGTACGCCCATGGTGGACCCACAGGCGGCAGGCTGTGTGGACGATGGCTTCGGGGGTCAGAATGCCTTGATCGTGGTCCAAGCCCCGGTGGCTTCCACCCCTCCAGCGGGGCCTGTAGCCCTGGACTTCGTCCACGATCCAGCGGACGCCCAGTATGTGTCCTTTGCCGATGGCAAGCTTTCCCTGCGTTTTCGGGCAGGGGAGGGAGCGGTGGCCGCTGCTTGGGTGGAGGTGGGAGGGGAGAGGTTCCCCATGCACCTTCAACTGGGTTTCCCGGGAAGCGAGGTTTGGCGTGGAACCCTGGCCAAGGGCCTGGGGGCCTACCGCATCCGGGTGCGGACCCAGGACGGGAAGGAAGAGGTGTTCGGCCCCTTTGACCCTCCGGGAAGCCCGTTCGCCGAGGTGGCTTGGGTGGGCGAGGGGGTGGGTTACCAGATTTTCCCGGAGCGCTTCTACAATGGGGATCCCGGCAACGACGCCCTGGCCCTGGAAACCGATGAGTACCGCTTCAACCAGGTATGGCAGCGCTCTTCTGGGCCCAGACCCCATCTTTCCCGCTGGACCGACCCCCCCTCGCCCTTGCACTGCTGCCACCAGTACTTCGGTGGGGATCTTGCCGGGGTGCTGGCCAAGCTTTCCCACCTGGAGGCCTTGGGGGTAACCCTCATCTACTTCAACCCCCTATTTGACTCCGGTTCGGCCCACGGCTACGACACCCACGACTATCTGAAGGTCTCGCCCAAGTTTGGCGACAACGCCCTTTTGCGAAGGGTTTTGAACGAGGCCCACCGCCGTGGCATGCGGGTGATCTTTGACTTCGTGCCCAACCACACCGGTTTGGGCTTTTGGGCTTTCCAAGACGTGGTGAAGCGGGGTCCACGCTCCCGGTACTGGAACTGGTACTTTGTCAAGCGGTGGCCCTTCCTGCCGGGCGATGGATCGGCCTACGAGGGGTGGTGGGGGTTGGGAAGCCTTCCCAAGCTGAACACCGCCAACCCGGGGGTGAAGCGCTACCTGATGGAGGTGGCCAAGTACTGGATCCGCTTTGGTTTTGACGGGGTACGGGTGGATGTGCCCGGGGATGTGCTGAACCCCCAGGCCTTCTTTAGGGAGCTGCGGGCCGAGCTTAAGGCCATAAAGCCCGATGCCTACCTGGTGGCGGAGGTTTGGCAGAGGGACTCGAGCTGGCTTCAGGGGGACCAGTTTGACTCCCTGATGAACTACGGCATCGGCAGGGATATCCTCCTCCGCTTCGCCAAGGGGGGCAGCCTGGCCCTCTACAACGGGCGGCGGGCCCTGGCAGACCTGGGTCGGGTTTATGCAGAGTACCCCGAGGCTGTGGCGGGCATGGGCTTCAACCTCATCACCTCCCACGACACGGCCCGTTTGCTCAGCGAACTTGGGGGTGGGGGCCTGCGGGACACCCCAAGCCCGGAGTCCCGGGCCCGGGGGCGGTTGGCGGCGGCCATGCTCTATGCCCTTCCCGGGATTCCCGTAACCTTCCAAGGGGACGAGTGCGGCTTCACGGGGGAAAGGCCCGCCGAGCCCCCCCACGAACTCAACCGCTATCCCCTCCAGTGGGAAAGCTGCCATGGGGAAACCCTGGATTTCTATAAGACCCTGGCCGCCCTGCGTAGGGAGTTGCCCGCTTTGAGGAGTGCGGTTTTCCGCACCTATCACGGGGAGGGTTCCCTGTTGGCCTTCCTTAGGGGAGAGCCGGGGGAAGGGGAGGTCTTGGCTGCCTTCAATAACGGCCTCGAGGCGTCCACCCTAGCCCTGCCCCCAGGGGGATGGTGGGATCCCCTGGAGGGGCGGACCTATCGCAAGGAGGTGGCGGTACCGCCTTTGGGTTTTCGCTTTCTACTCCACCTGGACCGTTAA
- the cbiB gene encoding adenosylcobinamide-phosphate synthase CbiB, whose product MSLLLALLLDALLGEPPARLHPVVLMGRYLAWAWPRVQGFWGGAFYWALGAFLFTLPALLLDLLLRPMAWGFVLIGLFLKPLFSLRMLLEEAWGVEASLARDLEEARARLSRIVSRPTQDLSPEEVREAALESLSENLSDSFLAPLLYYALFGLAGATLYRYANTADAMWGYRENGKRGAFAARADDLLNLVPARITGLLLCPPRLWSQLLVEAKKTPSPNAGFPMAALALRLGVRLRKRGAYALNGQAPSPTHKSMPRALFLVGSLGYGVGVALGILLWRP is encoded by the coding sequence ATGAGCCTTCTTTTAGCCCTCCTTTTGGACGCCCTCCTCGGAGAACCCCCGGCCCGCCTCCACCCCGTGGTCCTCATGGGCCGCTACCTGGCCTGGGCCTGGCCCCGGGTGCAAGGCTTTTGGGGAGGAGCGTTCTACTGGGCCCTTGGCGCCTTCCTCTTCACCCTACCTGCCCTTCTTCTGGACCTCCTCCTTAGACCCATGGCCTGGGGCTTCGTGCTCATAGGCCTTTTCCTCAAGCCCCTCTTCAGCCTGCGGATGCTCCTGGAAGAGGCGTGGGGGGTGGAAGCCTCCTTAGCCCGGGATCTGGAGGAAGCCAGGGCCAGGCTTTCCCGGATCGTGAGCCGGCCCACCCAGGACCTCTCCCCGGAGGAGGTGCGGGAGGCGGCCTTGGAAAGCCTATCGGAAAACCTCTCGGATAGCTTCCTGGCCCCTCTCCTTTACTACGCCCTCTTTGGGCTTGCGGGAGCTACCCTTTACCGCTATGCCAACACCGCGGACGCCATGTGGGGCTACCGGGAGAATGGGAAAAGAGGAGCCTTTGCCGCAAGGGCTGACGACCTCTTAAACCTGGTCCCGGCACGGATCACTGGCCTTCTCCTCTGCCCTCCCCGGCTTTGGTCCCAGCTTCTGGTGGAGGCCAAAAAGACCCCTTCCCCCAACGCCGGCTTTCCCATGGCCGCCTTGGCCTTAAGGCTTGGGGTACGCCTGCGCAAACGAGGGGCCTACGCCTTAAACGGCCAGGCCCCCTCCCCCACCCACAAGAGCATGCCGAGGGCGCTGTTCCTGGTGGGTTCGCTAGGCTACGGGGTGGGCGTGGCGCTAGGAATCCTCTTATGGAGACCTTAA